One Castanea sativa cultivar Marrone di Chiusa Pesio chromosome 4, ASM4071231v1 DNA window includes the following coding sequences:
- the LOC142631615 gene encoding transcription factor bHLH153 isoform X1, with amino-acid sequence MIVSSSFCNADSQFSGEEEIEVGKMMEHKRSPCSVEQSSLTSLASKRHKADLSAKERKEKLGERIVSLQQLVSPFGKTDTASVLCDAMEYINFLHDQVKVLSAPYLQSNPSKMQELGPYSLRSRGLCLVPVSCTAGVARSNGADIWAPIKTTSPKFEKAISQFQ; translated from the exons ATGATTGTGAGCTCCTCCTTTTGCAATGCAGACTCTCAGTTCTCT ggagaagaagaaatagaggTTGGGAAGATGATGGAGCACAAAAGGAGTCCATGTTCTGTTGAACAAAGCAGCCTCACTTCTCTTGCATCCAAACGACATAAGGCTGATTTATCCgccaag GAGAGGAAGGAAAAGCTTGGTGAACGTATTGTGTCTCTGCAACAACTTGTTTCACCATTTGGGAAG ACAGATACAGCGTCTGTCCTTTGCGATGCAATGGAATACATAAATTTCCTTCATGACCAAGTTAAG GTGCTGAGTGCTCCATACCTCCAAAGTAACCCGAGTAAAATGCAG GAATTAGGACCATACAGCCTGAGAAGCAGAGGTTTGTGTCTTGTTCCGGTCTCTTGTACTGCTGGTGTTGCTCGAAGTAATGGTGCGGATATTTGGGCGCCAATCAAGACCACTTCCCCCAAGTTTGAGAAGGCTATTTCACAATTCCAATGA
- the LOC142631615 gene encoding transcription factor bHLH153 isoform X2, translated as MMEHKRSPCSVEQSSLTSLASKRHKADLSAKERKEKLGERIVSLQQLVSPFGKTDTASVLCDAMEYINFLHDQVKVLSAPYLQSNPSKMQELGPYSLRSRGLCLVPVSCTAGVARSNGADIWAPIKTTSPKFEKAISQFQ; from the exons ATGATGGAGCACAAAAGGAGTCCATGTTCTGTTGAACAAAGCAGCCTCACTTCTCTTGCATCCAAACGACATAAGGCTGATTTATCCgccaag GAGAGGAAGGAAAAGCTTGGTGAACGTATTGTGTCTCTGCAACAACTTGTTTCACCATTTGGGAAG ACAGATACAGCGTCTGTCCTTTGCGATGCAATGGAATACATAAATTTCCTTCATGACCAAGTTAAG GTGCTGAGTGCTCCATACCTCCAAAGTAACCCGAGTAAAATGCAG GAATTAGGACCATACAGCCTGAGAAGCAGAGGTTTGTGTCTTGTTCCGGTCTCTTGTACTGCTGGTGTTGCTCGAAGTAATGGTGCGGATATTTGGGCGCCAATCAAGACCACTTCCCCCAAGTTTGAGAAGGCTATTTCACAATTCCAATGA
- the LOC142632349 gene encoding uncharacterized protein LOC142632349, producing MGPFLTAERQLKFLVVGINYFTKWVEVEAWPLSRRRISEVSCGTSFAGIRNYYSSPARPQANRTTAKTPTGETLFHLAYGSEAIIPAKVRLMSYQVGSHDESKNDKAMRLELDLVDEVRATVEQRLSRYQNLMAKHYNSKVRHRDFQVGDLVLRKVIGATKDAS from the exons atgggcCCCTTCTTGACAGCGGAAAGGCAGCTTAAGTTTCTAGTAGTCGGCATtaactacttcaccaaatgggtggaggTGGAGGCTTGGCCACTATCACGGAGAAGAATATCTGAAGTTTCGTGTGGAACATCATTTGCAG GGATCAGGAACTACTACTCGTCGCCCGCCCGCCCACAGGCCAACAG gacaacaGCAAAAACACCAACAGGAGAAACATTGTTTCATCTGGCATATGGCAGCGAGGCAATCATCCCAGCAAAAGTAAGGCTTATGAGTTATCAGGTTGGGAGCCATGATGAGAGCAAGAATGATAAAGCCATGCGCTTAGAGCTTGATCTGGTGGACGAAGTCAGAGCAACGGTCGAGCAAAGATTATCACGGTACCAGAACCTCATGGCGaagcattacaactctaaggtcAGACATAGAGACTTCCAAGTTGGAGATCTTGTCTTGAGGAAAGTAATCGGCGCTACAAAAGATGCCTCCTAG